Proteins encoded together in one Planctomyces sp. SH-PL14 window:
- a CDS encoding iron-containing alcohol dehydrogenase family protein yields MLRATQIAIPTLVRVKEDALDRVGMYLDRAPLRGAIVFHSQGLLGELQERLRRGLRESEIAVHGWHELADNALEVAARHFEDLPKRAAVVVGLGGGKALDVAKYVAFLARLPYYAVPTSLSNDGFCSPQASLTIHGKRRSVPAAMPTGVVVDTAVCRQAPRSLTLSGAGDLVAKLTAVRDWKLAFHATGEPVNDFAALLSDGALHAYRSHPDFDAEGIRLLATGLMLNGIAMEIAGSSRPASGSEHLISHALDGLSARPRLHGLQVGVAAYLVSRLQEQNTHIIDEIFQRTGFWDEVARDPFDREEWSRALRQAPEIKEHFHTVLSQPEKQALAEDFLWNDTRLGNCLR; encoded by the coding sequence ATGCTCCGCGCCACGCAAATCGCCATTCCCACGCTGGTCCGCGTCAAAGAGGACGCGCTTGACCGGGTGGGGATGTACCTGGACCGCGCCCCCCTCCGCGGGGCGATCGTCTTCCACAGCCAGGGGCTGCTGGGGGAGCTCCAGGAGCGGCTGCGGCGAGGGCTGCGGGAGTCGGAGATCGCTGTCCACGGCTGGCATGAGTTGGCGGACAACGCCCTCGAAGTCGCGGCCCGGCACTTCGAGGACCTGCCGAAGCGGGCAGCGGTCGTCGTCGGCCTCGGAGGGGGGAAGGCGCTCGACGTCGCGAAGTACGTCGCCTTCCTCGCCCGGCTCCCGTACTACGCGGTCCCGACCTCGCTCTCGAACGACGGCTTCTGCAGCCCGCAGGCGAGCCTGACGATCCACGGCAAGCGGCGATCGGTCCCCGCCGCGATGCCGACCGGCGTCGTGGTCGACACCGCGGTCTGCCGGCAGGCGCCCCGGTCGCTGACGCTCTCGGGAGCGGGGGACCTCGTCGCCAAGCTGACCGCCGTCCGCGACTGGAAGCTCGCCTTCCACGCCACCGGAGAGCCGGTGAACGATTTCGCGGCGCTCCTCTCCGACGGCGCCCTGCACGCGTACCGCAGCCACCCGGACTTCGACGCGGAGGGGATCCGGCTGCTGGCGACCGGTCTGATGCTGAACGGCATCGCGATGGAGATCGCCGGCTCCTCCCGACCCGCGAGCGGCAGCGAACATCTCATCTCGCACGCCCTCGACGGCCTCTCCGCGCGGCCCCGCCTGCACGGCCTGCAGGTGGGAGTGGCGGCCTATCTCGTCAGCCGGCTGCAGGAGCAGAACACTCACATCATCGACGAGATCTTTCAGCGGACCGGCTTCTGGGACGAGGTGGCCCGGGACCCGTTCGACCGCGAGGAGTGGAGCCGTGCCCTCCGGCAGGCGCCGGAGATCAAGGAGCACTTCCATACGGTCCTCTCGCAGCCGGAGAAGCAGGCTCTGGCCGAAGATTTCCTGTGGAATGACACGAGATTGGGGAATTGTTTGCGATGA
- a CDS encoding SgcJ/EcaC family oxidoreductase, which produces MNSLRGCSLFLFLLCGLALVARAAEPDSETLEKLVVEAADRFEKAFADRDAKAIGKLFTEEAEYVDASGLVLHGRDAITAEYAAHFEVTAPGGISIEVVAIRPVGKGVLTEEGVSTFESPDGGPTTQTRYTATHVRQEDGTWMIASLRELEDAVMTPHERLKTLGWLVGSWQEEDESTIVRTTWKWSDNENFLLSEFSARDGGTVVLEGTHRIGWDAERKQFRSWIFDSTGRAVDGWWTEADDGVWRVRLSGVDAEGERIQTAATYFRDGADAIVIAQEDRSEGSRQLAGSSHRIVRQPPGPQTAATPEQKTSTDSN; this is translated from the coding sequence ATGAATTCCCTTCGGGGCTGTTCGCTCTTCCTCTTTCTTCTGTGCGGCCTGGCGCTCGTCGCCCGGGCCGCCGAGCCCGACTCCGAGACGCTGGAAAAACTGGTCGTCGAGGCCGCCGACCGGTTTGAGAAGGCGTTCGCCGACCGGGACGCGAAGGCGATCGGGAAGCTGTTCACCGAAGAGGCGGAGTACGTCGACGCCAGCGGGCTCGTGCTGCATGGACGCGACGCCATCACGGCCGAGTACGCCGCTCACTTCGAAGTCACGGCGCCGGGGGGGATCTCGATTGAGGTCGTCGCCATCCGACCGGTCGGCAAAGGGGTCCTGACCGAAGAAGGGGTCTCGACCTTCGAGTCCCCCGACGGCGGACCGACGACGCAGACCCGCTACACTGCCACGCACGTCCGCCAGGAGGATGGGACGTGGATGATCGCCAGCCTGCGGGAGCTCGAGGACGCGGTCATGACCCCGCATGAGCGGCTCAAGACCCTCGGCTGGCTCGTCGGCTCGTGGCAGGAGGAAGACGAGTCCACGATCGTCCGGACGACCTGGAAGTGGTCGGACAACGAGAACTTTCTCCTGAGTGAGTTTTCCGCCCGCGACGGGGGGACCGTGGTGCTCGAAGGGACGCATCGCATCGGCTGGGATGCCGAACGGAAGCAGTTCCGTTCCTGGATCTTCGACTCGACCGGAAGGGCGGTCGACGGCTGGTGGACCGAAGCGGACGACGGCGTCTGGCGGGTCCGGCTGAGCGGAGTCGATGCCGAAGGGGAGCGGATCCAGACCGCGGCGACGTATTTCCGCGACGGCGCGGACGCGATCGTGATCGCTCAGGAGGATCGCAGCGAGGGGAGCCGGCAACTCGCCGGCAGCTCGCACCGGATCGTCCGACAGCCACCCGGCCCGCAGACCGCCGCGACGCCGGAACAGAAGACATCAACCGATTCGAACTGA
- a CDS encoding efflux RND transporter periplasmic adaptor subunit: MNRWCEWPLAGLLGTALLTGSLSGCGGSVEGTPTAPEAIKVMIGRPTAKEVTDYQDFTGRIEAVASVEIRARVAGYLKKIDFDPAIDRGAEVKEGDLLFEIDERPFKIALQNADAQLLQAQAKLKTSTAELERVQRLIDRDAATQSDLDRTTGSKLLAEAEIQSANAAIDQAKLDLEFSKITSPLTGRISRNLVSVGDLITASTGKLTTVVSVDPVYVYFDMDESTLQRIQTAMREGKLKGPMEGEIPVLMGLGSEEGYPYRGRLDFIENQVDPNTGTIRVRGVFANPKTERGPRPLAPGYFARVRLPLGEPHPAVLVPERAIGRDLGQPFVYVVDGENRVVFRKVTLGSLQDGLRVLTEGLSGGEQIIVNGLQRVRAGVKVADATPAGNPAAPPAETPAAAPESKPAAESAKPST; this comes from the coding sequence ATGAATCGATGGTGCGAATGGCCCCTCGCGGGGCTCCTGGGCACGGCTCTGCTGACCGGCTCGCTCTCCGGATGCGGAGGGAGCGTGGAGGGGACACCGACCGCCCCGGAGGCGATCAAGGTCATGATCGGCCGTCCCACCGCGAAGGAGGTGACGGACTATCAGGACTTCACCGGCCGGATCGAGGCGGTCGCTTCGGTCGAGATCCGGGCCCGCGTGGCGGGGTACCTGAAGAAGATCGACTTCGACCCCGCCATCGACCGCGGCGCGGAGGTCAAGGAGGGGGACCTGCTGTTCGAGATCGACGAGCGGCCTTTCAAGATCGCCCTCCAGAACGCGGACGCGCAGCTGCTGCAGGCCCAGGCCAAGCTCAAGACCTCGACCGCCGAGCTCGAGCGGGTCCAGCGGCTCATCGACCGGGACGCCGCCACGCAGTCCGATCTCGACCGCACGACCGGCTCGAAGCTGCTGGCCGAGGCGGAGATCCAGTCGGCCAACGCCGCGATCGACCAGGCCAAGCTCGACCTCGAGTTCTCGAAGATCACCTCTCCGCTGACGGGCCGCATCAGCCGGAACCTCGTCTCGGTGGGGGACCTCATCACCGCATCGACCGGCAAGCTGACGACCGTGGTTTCGGTCGACCCCGTCTATGTCTACTTCGACATGGACGAGTCGACGCTGCAGCGGATCCAGACGGCGATGCGGGAAGGGAAGCTCAAGGGCCCCATGGAGGGAGAGATCCCGGTCCTGATGGGGCTCGGCTCCGAGGAGGGATATCCCTACCGCGGCCGGCTGGACTTCATCGAGAACCAGGTCGATCCCAACACCGGCACGATCCGGGTCCGCGGCGTCTTCGCCAACCCGAAGACCGAACGCGGACCGCGGCCCCTCGCGCCTGGCTATTTCGCCCGGGTCCGCCTTCCCCTCGGGGAGCCGCACCCGGCGGTCCTCGTCCCCGAACGGGCGATCGGCCGCGACCTGGGGCAGCCGTTCGTGTACGTCGTCGACGGCGAAAACCGCGTCGTGTTCCGGAAGGTGACGCTCGGCTCCCTGCAGGACGGACTGCGGGTCCTGACCGAGGGCCTCTCCGGTGGAGAACAGATCATCGTCAACGGCCTCCAGCGGGTTCGGGCGGGAGTGAAGGTCGCGGACGCTACGCCCGCCGGCAACCCGGCCGCCCCCCCCGCCGAAACCCCGGCGGCGGCTCCGGAGTCGAAGCCGGCCGCGGAGTCCGCCAAGCCGTCGACCTGA
- a CDS encoding efflux RND transporter permease subunit: protein MAKFFIERPVFAIVISLVIVFAGGASLMTLPIAQYPEIAPPSVEVSATYPGANATVVQETVAAPIEQEVNGVENMLYMSSQSTNDGGYKLTVTFKLGTNLDMAQVLVQNRVSLALPKLPDVVKTTGVSTKKKSPSILLVVNLFSDLDKTTGQPLYDQLYLSNYATVYIKDELLRISGVGDVGFLGQQDYSMRVWLDPERLASRNLTANDVIGALKEQNVQVAAGRLGQPPVPTGVDFQYILSTLGRLIEPEQFGDITIKTGEAGQITRLRDVARIELGAKNQDMQCSLDGQPSVGMSVFQLPGSNALDVANAVRSKMKELEAKLPGFQAGVKYAIVYDTTPFIEQSVDEVFHALRDAIVLVAIVVLLFLQDWKSMILPMIDVPVSLIGTLAVMAALGFTLNNLTLFGLVLAIGIVVDDAIVVLENIEVWLAKGYDAKTATINAMNEITGPIIAITLVLSSVFLPSAFLGGISGQFYRQFALTISASMLISAINAMTMTPARAVAIFQSREHKPGAEGGHEHGHGLEALPWWGYVILLGWLSKVLLYPLVAGRLEGASSSVQWAVVLLLAAPGAVLGYWIAAPANAALGAFFRLFNKGFDWVTRIYGRIVAGMLRVSAIVVLVYGGLLAATYVGLVKTPIGFIPNQDKGYLIVNIQLPDSASLERTAEVVKRVEKIARETHGVAHTIGIPGQSFVLNAVNSNFGSMFVILDDFDHRHGPETYSANVGQKIRRQCFDEILDAQISVFGAPPVDGLGNAGGFKLMIQDLSGGELANLQEQADRVAAKGNEQPGLVGLFNSFRSNTPQMYIDVNRTKCKAMGVPLDNVFAALSVYLGGYYVNDFNQFGRTWQVNLQGDAKFRMTPDGIRALKVRNGRGEMVPLGTVADIKEIGGPVMITRYNTRTAASINGSSLPGVSTGQIISRMDAVAKQELAGDMAFEWTELTYLQLLEGNAAIFAFIGAILLVFQVLAAQYESWSMPMAVLLVVPMCLLSAVAGLWMFHQDINIFVQVGFIVLVGLAAKNAILIVETARQRKFAGESRFEAAVNASKNRLRPIIMTSFAFILGVVPLVVSHGAGFEMRRTLGVAVFFGMLGVTGFGIFLTPVFYYIIDWLSDRKTPAGAAPHSPPSSPSSTSTEAVPAAPHAVGPTA, encoded by the coding sequence ATGGCGAAATTTTTCATCGAGCGCCCTGTCTTTGCGATCGTCATCTCGCTGGTGATCGTCTTCGCCGGCGGCGCGTCGCTGATGACGCTCCCGATCGCCCAGTACCCGGAGATCGCCCCCCCGAGCGTCGAAGTTTCGGCGACTTATCCCGGCGCCAACGCGACCGTCGTCCAGGAGACGGTCGCGGCTCCCATTGAGCAGGAGGTGAACGGTGTCGAGAACATGCTCTACATGTCCTCGCAGTCGACGAACGACGGCGGCTACAAGCTGACCGTGACGTTCAAGCTCGGCACGAACCTCGACATGGCCCAGGTCCTCGTCCAGAACCGGGTCTCGCTGGCCCTCCCCAAGCTCCCCGACGTCGTCAAGACGACCGGCGTGAGCACCAAGAAGAAGTCGCCCAGCATCCTGCTGGTGGTCAATCTCTTTTCGGACCTCGACAAGACGACCGGCCAGCCCCTCTACGACCAGCTCTATCTCAGCAACTACGCCACGGTCTACATCAAGGACGAGCTGCTGCGGATCTCCGGCGTCGGCGACGTCGGGTTCCTGGGCCAGCAGGATTACAGCATGCGGGTCTGGCTCGACCCGGAGAGGCTCGCCTCGCGGAATCTGACCGCCAACGACGTCATCGGGGCTCTTAAGGAGCAGAACGTCCAGGTCGCCGCCGGCCGCCTCGGACAGCCCCCGGTCCCGACCGGCGTCGACTTCCAGTACATCCTCTCCACGCTGGGGCGGCTGATCGAGCCGGAGCAGTTCGGCGACATCACGATCAAGACCGGCGAGGCGGGGCAGATCACGCGGCTGCGGGACGTGGCCCGGATCGAGCTGGGGGCCAAGAACCAGGACATGCAGTGCTCCCTCGACGGACAGCCGTCGGTCGGGATGTCGGTCTTCCAGCTCCCGGGCTCGAACGCCCTCGACGTCGCGAACGCGGTGCGGAGCAAGATGAAGGAGCTCGAGGCCAAGCTCCCCGGGTTCCAGGCGGGGGTCAAGTACGCGATCGTCTACGACACGACGCCGTTCATCGAACAGTCGGTCGACGAAGTGTTCCACGCCCTGCGGGACGCCATCGTCCTCGTGGCCATCGTGGTGCTGCTGTTCCTGCAGGACTGGAAGTCGATGATCCTGCCGATGATCGACGTCCCGGTCTCGCTGATCGGGACGCTGGCGGTGATGGCGGCCCTCGGCTTCACGCTGAACAACCTGACGCTGTTCGGGCTCGTGCTGGCGATCGGGATCGTGGTCGACGACGCGATCGTGGTCCTCGAGAACATCGAGGTCTGGCTGGCGAAGGGCTACGACGCCAAGACGGCGACGATCAACGCCATGAACGAGATCACCGGGCCGATCATCGCGATCACGCTGGTGCTCAGCTCCGTGTTCCTGCCGAGCGCCTTCCTCGGCGGGATCAGCGGCCAGTTCTACCGGCAGTTCGCCCTGACGATCTCCGCCTCGATGCTGATCTCGGCGATCAACGCCATGACCATGACCCCCGCCCGCGCGGTGGCGATCTTCCAGTCCCGCGAGCACAAGCCGGGGGCGGAGGGGGGACATGAGCACGGCCACGGACTCGAAGCTCTGCCGTGGTGGGGTTACGTGATCCTGCTGGGCTGGCTCTCGAAGGTGCTCCTCTACCCGCTCGTCGCCGGCCGGCTGGAGGGAGCCTCCTCCTCCGTTCAGTGGGCCGTCGTCCTGCTGTTGGCGGCCCCGGGAGCGGTCCTCGGTTACTGGATCGCCGCCCCGGCCAACGCCGCCCTGGGGGCGTTCTTCCGCCTCTTCAACAAGGGGTTCGACTGGGTGACGCGGATCTACGGGCGGATCGTCGCCGGAATGCTCCGGGTCTCGGCGATCGTCGTCCTCGTCTACGGCGGCCTGCTCGCCGCCACCTACGTGGGGCTCGTCAAAACGCCGATCGGCTTCATCCCGAACCAGGACAAGGGGTACCTGATCGTCAACATCCAGCTCCCCGATTCCGCCTCGCTGGAGCGGACGGCGGAGGTCGTGAAGCGGGTCGAGAAGATCGCCCGCGAGACCCACGGCGTGGCCCACACGATCGGGATTCCCGGCCAGTCGTTCGTCCTCAACGCCGTGAACTCGAACTTCGGCTCGATGTTCGTGATCCTCGACGACTTCGACCACCGCCACGGACCGGAGACCTACTCCGCCAACGTGGGGCAGAAGATCCGCCGGCAGTGCTTCGACGAGATTCTCGACGCCCAGATTTCGGTGTTCGGCGCCCCGCCCGTGGACGGCCTCGGGAACGCCGGCGGCTTCAAGCTGATGATCCAGGACCTGAGCGGCGGCGAACTGGCCAACCTCCAGGAGCAGGCGGACCGCGTCGCCGCCAAGGGGAATGAGCAGCCGGGGCTCGTCGGCCTGTTCAACAGCTTCCGCTCGAACACGCCGCAGATGTACATCGACGTCAACCGGACGAAGTGCAAGGCGATGGGGGTTCCGCTCGACAACGTCTTCGCCGCCCTCTCGGTCTACCTCGGCGGGTACTACGTCAACGACTTCAACCAGTTCGGCCGGACCTGGCAGGTCAACCTGCAGGGGGACGCCAAGTTCCGGATGACGCCCGACGGCATCCGGGCCCTCAAGGTCCGCAACGGCCGCGGCGAGATGGTCCCGCTCGGGACGGTCGCCGACATCAAGGAGATCGGCGGGCCAGTCATGATCACGCGGTACAACACCCGGACCGCCGCCTCGATCAACGGGAGCTCGCTCCCGGGGGTCAGCACGGGACAGATCATCTCCCGCATGGACGCGGTCGCCAAACAGGAGCTGGCGGGGGACATGGCCTTCGAATGGACGGAGCTCACGTACCTGCAGCTCCTGGAAGGGAACGCCGCGATCTTCGCCTTCATCGGCGCGATCCTGCTCGTGTTCCAGGTTCTGGCGGCGCAGTACGAGAGCTGGTCGATGCCGATGGCGGTCCTGCTCGTCGTCCCGATGTGCCTCCTGAGCGCCGTGGCAGGGCTGTGGATGTTCCACCAGGACATCAACATTTTCGTCCAGGTCGGCTTCATCGTCCTCGTCGGTCTGGCGGCCAAGAACGCGATCCTGATCGTCGAGACCGCGCGGCAGCGGAAGTTCGCCGGAGAGTCGCGGTTCGAGGCGGCGGTCAATGCCAGCAAGAACCGCCTGCGGCCGATCATCATGACCTCGTTCGCCTTCATCCTCGGCGTCGTGCCGCTCGTGGTCTCGCACGGGGCGGGCTTCGAGATGCGGCGGACGCTCGGCGTGGCGGTCTTCTTCGGCATGCTGGGGGTGACCGGGTTCGGGATCTTCCTGACGCCGGTCTTCTACTACATCATCGACTGGCTCTCGGACCGGAAGACTCCGGCCGGGGCCGCTCCGCATTCGCCTCCTTCGTCTCCCTCGTCCACTTCCACGGAGGCCGTTCCCGCGGCTCCGCACGCGGTCGGTCCGACCGCGTGA
- a CDS encoding polyphosphate kinase 2 family protein → MKPKELLERAQKLAAHYRVTEGKKFRLKDVDPDDTAWLKEEQKPQSKEALEHGIAALADFQEMLYAQDRWSVLLIFQAMDAAGKDGAIKHVMSGVNPQGCQVVSFKGPTSEDLDHDYMWRCAKQLPQRGCIGIFNRSYYEETLAVRVNPSFLAAQKLPPELVTKKIWDERFEDIRNFEKYLTRNGTVVRKFFLHVSKEEQLKRFLSRLDEPEKNWKFSPTDASSRSSWGDYMEAYEETIRHTSTEDSPWYVVPADNKWFTRIVVASVVVDTLSSLDLHFPKVDAAKRKELAQVRETLLAKG, encoded by the coding sequence ATGAAGCCCAAGGAACTGCTCGAGCGGGCCCAGAAGCTGGCCGCTCACTACCGCGTCACCGAAGGCAAGAAGTTCCGGCTCAAGGATGTCGATCCGGACGACACCGCCTGGCTCAAGGAGGAGCAGAAGCCGCAGTCGAAGGAGGCCCTCGAGCACGGGATCGCCGCGCTCGCGGACTTTCAGGAGATGCTCTACGCCCAGGACCGCTGGTCGGTGCTCCTGATCTTTCAGGCAATGGACGCCGCCGGCAAGGACGGGGCGATCAAGCACGTCATGTCCGGCGTCAATCCGCAGGGCTGCCAGGTCGTCTCGTTCAAGGGCCCTACGAGCGAGGATCTGGACCACGACTACATGTGGCGGTGTGCGAAGCAGCTTCCGCAGCGGGGCTGCATCGGGATCTTCAACCGCTCCTACTACGAGGAGACGCTGGCGGTCCGGGTCAACCCGTCGTTCCTGGCGGCCCAGAAGCTTCCGCCGGAGCTGGTGACCAAGAAGATCTGGGACGAGCGGTTCGAGGACATCCGGAACTTCGAGAAGTACCTCACCCGCAACGGCACGGTGGTCCGCAAGTTCTTCCTCCACGTCTCGAAGGAGGAGCAGCTCAAGCGGTTCCTGAGCCGCCTCGACGAGCCGGAGAAGAACTGGAAGTTCTCGCCCACGGACGCCTCGTCGCGGAGCTCGTGGGGGGACTACATGGAGGCCTACGAGGAGACGATCCGGCACACCTCGACCGAGGACTCCCCGTGGTACGTCGTCCCCGCGGACAACAAGTGGTTCACCCGGATCGTCGTCGCCTCCGTGGTGGTCGACACCCTTTCCTCGCTCGACCTCCACTTCCCGAAGGTCGACGCCGCCAAGCGGAAGGAACTGGCCCAGGTCCGCGAGACGCTGCTGGCGAAGGGCTGA
- the nrfH gene encoding cytochrome c nitrite reductase small subunit: protein MSDERPETPTSPPRSRWNWSVAALALCALIGVSVGTGSYTVRYAEGFSYLSSDPKACVNCHIMRDQYDGWQKASHHAVATCNDCHVPHGFVAKYLVKAENGFWHSKGFTLQDFPEPIRMRPVSSRILNHNCVACHQDLVGGILAHGTAGDDVKGCVHCHASVGHGPLR, encoded by the coding sequence ATGAGCGACGAGAGACCGGAAACCCCGACCAGCCCCCCCCGCTCCCGCTGGAACTGGAGCGTGGCGGCCCTTGCGCTGTGCGCCCTGATCGGCGTCTCGGTCGGGACCGGGAGCTACACCGTCCGGTACGCCGAAGGGTTCTCGTACCTCAGCAGCGATCCGAAAGCCTGCGTCAACTGCCACATCATGCGGGACCAGTACGACGGATGGCAGAAGGCGAGCCATCACGCCGTCGCGACCTGCAACGACTGCCACGTCCCCCACGGATTCGTCGCCAAGTATCTCGTCAAGGCCGAGAACGGCTTCTGGCACTCCAAGGGGTTCACGCTCCAGGACTTCCCCGAGCCGATCCGGATGCGGCCGGTCAGTTCGCGGATCCTGAACCACAACTGCGTCGCCTGCCACCAGGACCTGGTCGGCGGCATTCTGGCCCACGGCACCGCGGGGGACGACGTCAAAGGCTGCGTCCACTGCCACGCCAGCGTCGGCCACGGACCGCTTCGATAA
- a CDS encoding ammonia-forming cytochrome c nitrite reductase subunit c552: MNSMTAGETPPRAKSPRRWLYIATVAFFAVLTFGIVALLMNINERKQEATQHYLKLVDLTEETVDPAEWGKNFPRQYDGYRRTAENTSRRHGGSEAVSKLDEDPRLRRIFAGYAFSVDYRERRGHAYMLEDQDETERVKQFKQPGACLHCHASIIPAYRAAGDGDVMKGFEKVCAMPLKDARALVSHPVACIDCHDPQSMQLRVTRPGFLRGIADLAEHVAEEMATQAANPEDQRQPLPVPHLTSLHQWARHKNKGDRQEAYDVNTLATRQEMRSFVCGQCHVEYYFRGEGKVVTYPWRKGLRVEQIESYYDETGFKDYTHGETGAPILKAQHPEFELWNQGVHARSGVSCADCHMPYRREGAIKISDHQVRSPLLEISRACQTCHRYDEKEILARANAIQDRNQALLVRAETALVELFDTVKGAKEEGVDGARLESALKWQRQAQWRVDFINAENSMGFHAAQESARILAEALDFVRQGQVELLKSK; this comes from the coding sequence ATGAACAGCATGACCGCCGGTGAGACCCCGCCCCGCGCGAAATCCCCCCGCCGCTGGCTCTACATCGCGACCGTCGCGTTCTTTGCCGTCCTGACGTTCGGCATCGTCGCGCTCCTGATGAACATCAACGAGCGGAAGCAGGAGGCGACGCAGCACTACCTGAAGCTCGTCGACCTGACCGAGGAGACGGTCGATCCCGCCGAGTGGGGAAAGAACTTTCCGCGGCAGTACGACGGCTACCGGCGGACGGCCGAGAACACCTCCCGCCGCCACGGCGGGAGCGAGGCGGTTTCCAAGCTCGACGAGGACCCCCGGCTGCGGCGGATCTTCGCCGGGTACGCGTTCAGCGTCGACTACCGCGAGCGCCGCGGCCACGCCTACATGCTGGAGGACCAGGACGAGACGGAACGCGTGAAGCAGTTCAAGCAGCCGGGGGCCTGTCTCCACTGCCACGCCTCGATCATCCCCGCCTACCGGGCGGCCGGCGACGGGGACGTCATGAAGGGCTTCGAGAAGGTCTGCGCCATGCCGCTCAAGGACGCGCGGGCTCTCGTCTCGCATCCGGTCGCCTGCATCGACTGCCACGATCCGCAGTCGATGCAGCTTCGCGTGACCCGCCCCGGCTTCCTCCGCGGGATCGCCGACCTCGCGGAGCATGTCGCCGAAGAGATGGCGACGCAGGCCGCGAACCCCGAAGACCAGCGCCAGCCGCTCCCGGTGCCGCACCTCACGAGCCTGCACCAGTGGGCCCGCCACAAGAACAAGGGGGACCGCCAGGAGGCATACGACGTCAACACCCTCGCCACCCGGCAGGAGATGCGGAGCTTCGTCTGCGGGCAGTGCCACGTTGAATACTACTTCCGCGGCGAGGGGAAGGTCGTCACGTATCCGTGGCGGAAGGGGCTGCGGGTCGAGCAGATCGAGTCCTACTACGACGAGACCGGCTTCAAGGACTACACGCACGGCGAAACGGGGGCGCCGATTCTCAAGGCCCAGCATCCGGAGTTCGAACTCTGGAACCAAGGGGTCCACGCCCGCAGCGGCGTCTCGTGCGCCGACTGCCACATGCCTTATCGCCGCGAGGGGGCAATCAAGATCAGCGACCATCAGGTCCGAAGTCCGCTCCTCGAGATCTCCCGCGCGTGCCAGACCTGTCATCGCTACGACGAGAAGGAGATCCTGGCGCGGGCGAACGCGATCCAGGACCGGAACCAGGCGCTCCTCGTGCGGGCCGAGACTGCGCTTGTCGAGTTGTTCGACACCGTGAAGGGGGCCAAGGAGGAGGGGGTGGACGGGGCGCGTCTCGAGAGTGCTCTCAAGTGGCAGCGTCAGGCGCAGTGGCGGGTCGACTTCATCAACGCGGAGAACTCGATGGGGTTCCATGCGGCGCAGGAATCGGCCCGGATTCTCGCCGAGGCGCTCGACTTTGTCCGCCAGGGGCAGGTCGAACTCCTGAAGAGCAAGTGA